The Elaeis guineensis isolate ETL-2024a chromosome 13, EG11, whole genome shotgun sequence genome includes a region encoding these proteins:
- the LOC140853192 gene encoding LOW QUALITY PROTEIN: uncharacterized protein (The sequence of the model RefSeq protein was modified relative to this genomic sequence to represent the inferred CDS: inserted 2 bases in 1 codon; substituted 1 base at 1 genomic stop codon), with translation MVVLDRVWVGWAAEKQSRGRSTRGGGYGRHRKGRSPFIAMWREGHRVGNGGAGGGGASRDLVEAIKRETLSDAPSDQLINRSTSGLGQYCTLRRPVQVSKQGVYPSDRINFAILSFTNSLLSDLRHGGGSGVDDDGGDANEGGAVKTREDGRGEQDLSIGPESGGRGVKEDLSELTKTLSRQFWGVANFLGPHPKIPSSTSDGHRQSDPAASEGVDXSEFAXSQAMAGIRSDFAEIGGRFRSGISRLSCHKAVSEISKIASTFLPFGSEEDEEQIEESEGRLGRDAVGVTEVVLAFARNISMHPETWLDFPLLADDEDSDDFDMSDVQQEHAVAVERLAQRLAALRIELCPTHMSEGCFWKICFMLLHPRLNKHDAELSSTPQVFFGENALLFTTLEEKMRELKNAANGCQNIAIDELRRNWTSEPSTCFKAGTIQLCAETTLGPRMVLLYREQFSSMLVVSTMRKELNH, from the exons ATGGTAGTGTTGGACCGCGTTTGGGTAGGTTGGGCTGCGGAGAAGCAGTCAAGGGGCAGGAGCACTCGCGGAGGAGGATACGGAAGGCATCGGAAAGGGAGGTCACCGTTCATTGCAATGTGGCGGGAAGGGCATCGTGTAGGGAATGGAGGAGCGGGAGGGGGTGGTGCATCTCGAGACCTTGTTGAAGCCATCAAGCGGGAGACCCTTAGCGATGCTCCCAGTGATCAACTCATCAACCGCAGCACCTCCG GTTTGGGCCAATATTGTACGCTCCGCAGGCCTGTTCAAGTTTCAAAACAA ggtgtatacccatcggatcggattaattttgccatcctatctttcaccaactccctgtTGTCCGACCTACGCCACGGCGGCGGCAGTGGCGTCGATGACGACGGTGGAGACGCCAACGAGGGCGGAGCGGTGAAGACGAGAGAAGACGGAAGAGGAGAACAAGACCTTTCGATCGGTCCAGAAAGCGGTGGCCGAGGCGTCAAAGAGGATCTCTCGGAGCTTACCAAAACCCTAAGTCGTCAATTCTGGGGCGTCGCCAACTTCCTCGGCCCTCACCCCAAGATCCCCTCCTCCACGTCGGATGGCCATCGCCAGTCCGATCCGGCGGCCTCCGAGGGTGTGGA CTCGGAGTTCGCATAATCTCAGGCGATGGCGGGAATCCGGAGTGATTTCGCCGAGATCGGAGGGAGATTCAGGTCCGGAATTTCCAGGCTATCCTGCCACAAGGCGGTGTCGGAGATCTCCAAGATTGCCTCCACCTTTCTCCCATTTGGATCCGAAGAGGACGAGGAGCAGATCGAGGAGTCTGAGGGGAGGCTTGGCAGGGATGCTGTTGGTGTTACGGAGGTGGTGTTGGCGTTTGCAAGGAACATCTCCATGCATCCAGAGACATGGCTGGATTTCCCATTGTTGGCTGACGACGAAGATTCTGATG ATTTTGATATGTCTGATGTCCAACAAGAGCATGCAGTTGCTGTGGAACGCCTTGCACAAAGATTAGCAGCTTTGAGGATTGAACTCTGCCCAACCCATATGAGTGAAGGGTGCTTTTGGAAAATTTGTTTCATGCTTCTGCATCCCAGACTCAATAAGCATGATGCTGAGCTTTCGTCAACACCTCAA GTTTTTTTTGGGGAAAATGCCTTGCTGTTCACAACGTTGGAGGAAAAGATGAGAGAGTTGAAAAATGCAGCAAATGGGTGCCAAAACATCGCCatag ATGAACTGAGAAGAAACTGGACTTCTGAGCCATCCACATGTTTCAAGGCAGGGACCATCCAGCTGTGTGCAGAGACTACATTAGGCCCAAGGATGGTGCTTCTTTATAGAGAGCAATTCAGCAGCATGCTGGTGGTCAGCACAATGAGAAAGGAGCTTAATCATTGA